The Caldicellulosiruptor changbaiensis genome has a segment encoding these proteins:
- a CDS encoding adenosylhomocysteinase translates to MLLAIIKDHCLWEEGLRKILWAKRFMPILEQIRKDYINKKPLNGINVAISVHLEAKTANLALLLKDLGANVYVTGSNPLSTQDDIAAALVHEGIEVFAIRGATEEEYFYHLEKTLENDIRLIIDDGGDLTYLLHTKLENLSDKIMGGCEETTTGIIRLKALEKDGKLKFPMIAVNNAYCKHLFDNRYGTGQSTWDGIIRTTNITVAGKYVVVAGYGFCGKGIAKRAQGLGAKVIVTEVDPIKALEAYMDGFEVMKMEDAAKIGDIFVTATGCKDVIRYEHILNMKDGAILSNSGHFNVEIDIETLEKKAIKIYEARKNITGYKLENGKDVFVLAEGRLVNLAAADGHPIEIMDMSFAIQALCTIYVAQNYKNLDKKVYQVPSEIDSYVAMAKLKSLGIEIDRLTSEQEKYLNSWEV, encoded by the coding sequence GTGTTGTTGGCAATCATAAAAGACCATTGTCTATGGGAAGAAGGGCTGAGGAAGATTCTGTGGGCAAAGAGGTTTATGCCTATACTTGAACAGATAAGAAAAGATTATATTAATAAAAAACCTTTAAACGGTATAAATGTGGCAATCTCGGTTCATCTTGAGGCAAAAACGGCAAATTTGGCACTGCTTTTGAAAGACCTTGGAGCAAATGTGTATGTGACAGGCTCAAACCCTTTGTCAACACAAGACGATATTGCAGCAGCGCTTGTGCATGAGGGTATTGAAGTCTTTGCAATAAGAGGCGCAACTGAAGAAGAATACTTTTACCATCTTGAAAAGACGCTTGAAAATGATATTAGGCTGATAATAGACGACGGTGGTGATTTGACATACCTTCTTCACACAAAACTTGAAAACCTCTCTGATAAGATAATGGGCGGATGTGAGGAAACAACAACAGGTATAATAAGACTAAAAGCATTAGAAAAGGATGGAAAGCTTAAATTCCCTATGATTGCAGTCAATAATGCATACTGCAAACACCTTTTTGACAACAGGTACGGTACAGGTCAGTCAACATGGGATGGGATTATAAGGACAACTAACATCACAGTTGCAGGAAAGTATGTTGTTGTTGCAGGGTATGGTTTTTGTGGCAAAGGCATTGCAAAAAGGGCTCAAGGTCTTGGCGCGAAGGTAATAGTGACAGAGGTTGACCCTATAAAGGCTTTAGAGGCGTATATGGACGGGTTTGAGGTAATGAAGATGGAAGATGCTGCAAAGATAGGTGATATATTTGTCACTGCAACAGGATGCAAGGATGTTATAAGATATGAGCACATTTTGAATATGAAAGATGGAGCAATTTTGAGTAATAGCGGACACTTTAACGTTGAAATTGACATAGAAACGCTTGAGAAAAAAGCTATAAAAATTTATGAAGCAAGGAAGAATATCACAGGTTACAAGCTTGAAAATGGCAAAGATGTATTTGTACTTGCAGAAGGCAGGCTTGTCAACCTTGCAGCAGCAGATGGCCATCCAATAGAGATTATGGATATGTCATTTGCCATTCAGGCACTTTGTACCATTTATGTTGCGCAAAATTACAAGAATTTGGATAAAAAAGTCTATCAGGTGCCAAGCGAAATTGATTCTTATGTAGCGATGGCTAAACTTAAATCGCTTGGAATTGAAATAGATAGGCTCACAAGCGAGCAGGAAAAATATCTTAATAGTTGGGAAGTGTAG
- a CDS encoding amidohydrolase gives MDLLIKGATIITLDGENEVLKGDILIENGKISEISQGIELSKEKMFATKVINAENLIALPGFINAHTHCGQTILRSYADDLPLYEWLFEKIFPAEEKLTKEIVYYSSLLGIAEMLKCGTTMFFDMYFHEDMTAKAALETGIKAVLSRGLQTDERQQQRLDETKELIYNYSSDKIKVFFGPHSVYTCSYELLEKVAELSEEFNTGIMIHLSESEDEVNQCYEKYDMSPVKLCQKAGLFTRPCIAAHCVYVDDEDIEILAENGVTAVYNPTSNLKLGNGFAPVFNLIKSGVNVAIGTDSAASNNNLNILEEIHIAALLEKGMYRLAEILKAEEVLKMTTVNAAMAADIHNTGRLKKGFRADIVLIKANDLNMLPCYNPISNIVYSSNPSNVYATIVDGEILYMDGKLLTIDEESLVKEIKSIEKVLKESI, from the coding sequence ATGGACTTATTAATAAAAGGTGCAACTATAATAACTCTTGATGGAGAGAATGAAGTTTTAAAAGGAGATATCTTGATTGAGAATGGCAAGATTTCAGAGATTTCACAAGGTATAGAACTATCAAAAGAGAAGATGTTTGCTACCAAGGTTATAAATGCAGAAAATCTCATTGCTCTGCCCGGATTTATAAATGCACATACTCACTGTGGTCAAACCATTTTGAGGTCGTATGCAGACGACCTTCCTCTTTATGAGTGGCTTTTTGAAAAGATTTTTCCTGCTGAGGAGAAATTAACAAAAGAGATAGTTTACTATTCCTCTTTGCTTGGTATTGCTGAGATGCTAAAATGTGGAACAACAATGTTTTTTGACATGTACTTTCATGAAGATATGACAGCAAAAGCAGCTCTTGAAACTGGAATCAAGGCTGTTTTGTCAAGAGGACTTCAAACAGATGAAAGACAGCAGCAGCGACTTGATGAGACAAAAGAATTGATTTATAATTATTCAAGCGACAAGATAAAGGTCTTCTTTGGACCTCATTCTGTGTATACCTGCTCATATGAGCTGCTTGAAAAAGTTGCTGAGCTATCAGAAGAATTTAACACTGGGATAATGATACACTTAAGCGAATCTGAAGATGAGGTAAACCAGTGTTATGAAAAATACGATATGTCGCCTGTGAAGCTATGCCAAAAAGCTGGGCTTTTTACAAGACCATGTATTGCAGCACACTGTGTGTATGTTGATGACGAGGACATTGAGATTTTAGCTGAAAATGGTGTCACAGCTGTTTACAATCCAACAAGCAATCTAAAGCTTGGCAATGGATTTGCTCCAGTTTTTAATTTGATTAAATCAGGTGTTAATGTTGCAATTGGCACAGATTCTGCAGCAAGCAACAACAACCTCAACATCTTAGAAGAGATTCACATTGCAGCACTTTTGGAAAAGGGAATGTATAGGCTTGCAGAGATATTAAAGGCGGAAGAGGTTTTGAAAATGACAACTGTAAATGCTGCGATGGCAGCAGATATTCACAACACAGGCAGACTAAAAAAGGGTTTTAGAGCTGATATTGTATTGATAAAAGCAAATGATTTAAATATGCTTCCTTGCTACAATCCTATTTCAAACATCGTTTATAGTAGCAATCCTTCAAATGTTTATGCTACAATTGTTGACGGTGAGATTTTATACATGGATGGAAAGCTTTTAACAATTGATGAAGAGTCATTAGTTAAAGAGATTAAGAGTATTGAGAAGGTTTTAAAAGAAAGCATATGA